The Enterobacter asburiae genome window below encodes:
- the rplR gene encoding 50S ribosomal protein L18 has translation MDKKSARIRRATRARRKLKELGATRLVVHRTPRHIYAQVIAPNGSEVLVAASTVEKAISEQLKYTGNKDAAAAVGKAVAERALEKGISNVSFDRSGFQYHGRVQALADAAREAGLQF, from the coding sequence ATGGATAAGAAATCTGCTCGTATCCGTCGTGCGACCCGCGCACGCCGCAAGCTCAAAGAGCTGGGTGCAACTCGCCTGGTGGTACATCGTACCCCGCGTCATATTTACGCACAGGTAATTGCACCGAACGGTTCTGAAGTTCTGGTAGCTGCTTCTACTGTAGAAAAAGCTATCTCAGAACAATTGAAGTACACCGGTAACAAAGACGCCGCTGCAGCTGTAGGTAAAGCTGTTGCTGAACGCGCTCTGGAAAAAGGCATCAGCAATGTTTCCTTTGACCGTTCCGGGTTCCAATATCATGGTCGTGTCCAGGCACTGGCAGATGCTGCCCGTGAAGCTGGCCTTCAGTTCTAA
- the rplF gene encoding 50S ribosomal protein L6: MSRVAKAPVVIPAGVDVKIDGQVITIKGKNGELTRTLNKAVEVKHADNALTFGPRDGFVDGWAQAGTARALLNSMVVGVTEGFTKKLQLVGVGYRAAIKGNAVGLSLGFSHPVEHPLPAGITAECPTQTEIVLKGADKQLIGQVAADLRAYRRPEPYKGKGVRYADEVVRTKEAKKK, translated from the coding sequence ATGTCTCGTGTTGCTAAAGCACCGGTCGTTATTCCTGCCGGCGTTGATGTAAAAATCGACGGTCAGGTTATTACGATCAAAGGTAAAAACGGCGAGCTGACTCGTACCCTCAACAAAGCTGTTGAAGTTAAACATGCAGATAACGCTCTGACCTTCGGTCCACGTGATGGTTTCGTGGATGGATGGGCTCAGGCTGGTACCGCGCGTGCCCTGCTGAACTCAATGGTTGTTGGTGTTACCGAAGGCTTCACTAAAAAGCTTCAGCTGGTTGGTGTAGGTTATCGTGCAGCTATCAAAGGGAATGCAGTAGGCCTGTCTCTGGGCTTCTCACACCCTGTTGAGCATCCGCTGCCGGCCGGTATCACTGCAGAATGTCCGACTCAAACTGAAATCGTGCTGAAAGGCGCTGATAAACAGCTGATCGGTCAGGTTGCAGCAGATCTGCGCGCCTACCGTCGTCCTGAGCCTTATAAAGGCAAGGGTGTTCGTTACGCCGACGAAGTCGTGCGTACCAAAGAGGCTAAGAAGAAGTAA
- the rpsN gene encoding 30S ribosomal protein S14 yields MAKQSMKAREVKRVALADKFFAKRAELKAIISDVNASDEDRWNAVLKLQSLPRDSSPSRQRNRCRQTGRPHGYVGKFGLSRIKLREAAMRGEVPGLKKASW; encoded by the coding sequence ATGGCTAAGCAATCAATGAAAGCACGCGAAGTAAAGCGCGTAGCTTTAGCTGATAAATTCTTCGCTAAACGCGCTGAACTGAAAGCGATCATTTCTGATGTGAACGCTTCCGACGAAGATCGTTGGAATGCGGTTCTCAAGCTGCAGTCTCTGCCGCGTGATTCCAGCCCGTCTCGTCAGCGTAACCGCTGTCGTCAAACAGGTCGTCCACATGGTTATGTGGGCAAGTTTGGGTTGAGCCGTATCAAACTGCGTGAAGCCGCTATGCGCGGTGAAGTGCCAGGCTTGAAAAAGGCTAGCTGGTAA
- the rplE gene encoding 50S ribosomal protein L5, which translates to MAKLHDYYKDEVVNKLMTEFNYNSVMQVPRVEKITLNMGVGEAIADKKLLDNAAADLTAISGQKPLITKARKSVAGFKIRQGYPIGCKVTLRGERMWEFFERLITIAVPRIRDFRGLSAKSFDGRGNYSMGVREQIIFPEIDYDKVDRVRGLDITITTTAKSDEEGRALLAAFDFPFRK; encoded by the coding sequence ATGGCGAAACTGCATGATTACTACAAAGACGAAGTAGTTAACAAACTCATGACTGAGTTTAACTACAATTCTGTCATGCAAGTCCCTCGGGTCGAGAAGATCACCCTGAACATGGGTGTTGGTGAAGCGATCGCTGACAAGAAACTGCTGGATAACGCAGCAGCTGATCTGACAGCAATCTCCGGTCAAAAACCGCTGATCACCAAAGCACGCAAATCTGTTGCAGGCTTCAAAATCCGTCAGGGCTATCCGATCGGCTGTAAAGTAACTCTGCGTGGCGAACGCATGTGGGAGTTCTTTGAGCGCCTGATCACTATTGCTGTTCCACGTATCCGTGACTTCCGTGGCTTGTCCGCTAAGTCTTTCGACGGTCGTGGTAACTACAGCATGGGTGTCCGTGAGCAGATCATCTTCCCAGAAATCGACTACGATAAAGTCGACCGCGTGCGTGGTTTGGATATTACCATTACCACTACTGCGAAATCTGACGAAGAAGGCCGTGCTCTGCTGGCTGCCTTTGACTTCCCGTTCCGCAAGTAA
- the rpsH gene encoding 30S ribosomal protein S8 gives MSMQDPIADMLTRIRNGQAANKVAVTMPSAKLKVAIANVLKEEGFIEDFKVEGDTKPELELTLKYFQGKAVVESIQRVSRPGLRIYKKKDELPKVMAGLGIAVVSTSKGVMTDRAARQAGLGGEIICYVA, from the coding sequence ATGAGCATGCAAGATCCGATCGCGGATATGCTGACCCGTATCCGTAACGGTCAGGCCGCGAACAAAGTTGCGGTCACCATGCCTTCCGCCAAGCTGAAAGTGGCAATTGCCAACGTGCTGAAGGAAGAAGGTTTTATCGAAGATTTTAAAGTTGAAGGCGACACCAAGCCGGAACTGGAACTTACTCTCAAGTATTTCCAGGGTAAAGCTGTTGTAGAAAGCATTCAGCGTGTCAGCCGCCCAGGTCTGCGCATCTATAAGAAAAAAGATGAGCTGCCAAAAGTTATGGCTGGTCTTGGTATCGCAGTTGTTTCTACCTCTAAAGGTGTTATGACTGATCGTGCAGCGCGCCAGGCTGGTCTTGGTGGCGAAATTATCTGCTACGTAGCCTAA